A window from Podospora bellae-mahoneyi strain CBS 112042 chromosome 1 map unlocalized CBS112042p_1, whole genome shotgun sequence encodes these proteins:
- the SLA1 gene encoding cytoskeletal protein binding protein (BUSCO:EOG09261404; COG:Z; EggNog:ENOG503NXRA), translated as MGFLGVYKALYDYTPQAEGELSITEGDVLYVLEKSTDDDWWKAKKKATAEDEDEPVGLIPNNYIEEVKPESKARALYEYTRQTDEELSFPEDAQLDVYDTTDPDWILVGYQGDFGFAPANYIEIAAGGQKQEEAAPSIPTPPPLPVRTPSDAAPSPALPPRPPSEPASPASPPVAPNPASMIAGMMAARGGHTPAPLDLQPSGQRHVAEEEEEQEVKSPPLPTRPRGDSQVSEPARSAPASGGLKTHGFRDSDRIDRYSDSVPQTPNTAPLTPGDFHMYNINEMVSVMGKKKKMPTTLGINLRTGIILIAPEHASDGPSQEWTANLMTHYSREGKHVFMELVKPSKSIDFHAGAKDTAEEIVAMLGELAGAVRAEGLMEIVKATKGSKVPQQKTGVVLYDFLAQGEDEVTVGIGDEVIILDDTKSEEWWMVRRVKNQLEGVVPSSYIEVTGILDTPVPTSASGINAGRSTIEQNRLEEARLTKEALKAAKREERKEREGRSSEVGPGLRLPERSSSLSQARNGNTVGQQHSSRRENGASGSSKSKDGSVKSKPDPAKVRTWTDRSKSFTVEAQFLGVKDGKLNLHKVNGVRIAVPIAKMSITDLEYVEQITGISLDEDKPLSDLKKKAAAENARSGRSSSSKTKVGASIEPKKSTYDWFQFFLDCDIQPQSCERYCQAFERDSMDESVLPDVNATVLRKLGFKEGDIIKVMRYLDTKYARGKGSVGDDESGGGLFSGPGGALRNNTRKGRPAPPVETNNVVDPNAFKKDGSGAEPKSASPTTATGPAAAAAAPSKPAGGFDDDAWDVKPSKTPEPAPAAKAPEPAPAPVAAPAPAPAPAPVPAPAPASAPSTAKLTGSMQELSLLSQPLVPEQVQPPPAPPALDFSPAPTAAAVAPVPAPAQVPQPIGATPGFFGGLQAPVVNGQPLTQQLPQNIARARPVAPQYTQGQGGLIAPPPPSRPLSAPQTAQPSQFAPPPLQPQMTGFQTQVAPPGQSLAEISQQRMQQQYAAQMQAQQQQMQPQMTGMQPMMQPMMTGIPAQPTGFQPVPAGPFMSQPTGMAPPMQPMQMQPTGFGVGGFGQPPVQQQPFAPGGGLPMPLQPQQTGMSVLQPQMTGLTGFGTTGSQVGGGLAAPMQPLMPQKTGPPPPVRFGVQPDAKKLAPQATGRRANLAAATPDNPFGF; from the exons ATGGGGTTCCTTGGTGTGTACAAGGCCCTGTACGACTACACTCCCCAGGCGGAGGGGGAACTATCAATCACCGAGGGCGACGTTCTGTATGTGTTGGAAAAGAGCACGGATGATGACTGGtggaaggccaagaagaaggctacggccgaggatgaggatgagccgGTTGGCTTGATCCCGAATAACTACATCGAGGAG GTAAAACCGGAAAGCAAGGCTCGCGCGCTGTATGAATACACCAGGCAAACCGACGAGGAGCTGTCCTTCCCCGAGGACGCCCAGCTTGACGTTTACGATACTACTGACCCGGATTGGATTTTGGTAGGGTACCAAGGAGATTTCGGGTTCGCGCCGGCCAATTACATTGAGATTGCGGCTGGTGGACaaaagcaggaggaggccgcACCGTCCATCCCAACTCCGCCTCCGCTTCCCGTCAGGACGCCGAGCGATGCCGCACCCAGCCCCGCCCTTCCCCCGAGACCCCCATCGGAGCCGGCCAGCCCGGCTTCGCCTCCTGTCGCGCCGAACCCAGCCAGCATGATTGCGGGTATGATGGCTGCTCGGGGAGGTCATACCCCCGCGCCATTGGACCTCCAGCCATCTGGACAACGGCAtgttgctgaggaagaagaagaacaagaggtCAAATCGCCACCTCTTCCGACCCGGCCGCGTGGTGATTCTCAGGTCTCGGAGCCTGCCCGCTCGGCGCCTGCTTCGGGCGGTCTGAAGACACACGGGTTCCGTGACAGTGATCGCATCGACCGCTATAGCGACTCTGTTCCTCAGACTCCAAACACGGCACCACTCACCCCTGGCGACTTTCACATGTATAACATTAATGAAATGGTCTCGGTgatgggcaagaagaagaagatgccTACTACTCTGGGCATCAACCTTCGGACTGGCATTATCTTGATTGCTCCCGAACATGCTTCGGACGGCCCATCGCAGGAGTGGACGGCGAACTTGATGACGCATTATTCTCGGGAAGGCAAGCACGTCTTTATGGAGCTGGTCAAACCAAGCAAGAGCATCGACTTTCATGCGGGCGCAAAGGACACCGCAGAAGAGATTGTTGCGATGCTTGGGGAGCTGGCCGGGGCCGTGCGTGCTGAGGGACTGATGGAGATTGTCAAGGCCACCAAGGGGAGCAAGGTGCCTCAGCAAAAGACTGGCGTTGTTTTGTACGATTTCTTGGCccagggcgaggacgaggttacggttgggattggtgatgaggttATCATCTTGGACGACACCAAGAGCGAGGAGTGGTGGATGGTCCGCAGGGTTAAGAACCAGTTGGAAGGCGTCGTTCCGAGCAGCTACATTGAAGTCACCGGCATTCTCGACACTCCGGTTCCGACATCGGCTTCCGGTATCAACGCGGGCCGGTCGACCATCGAGCAGAAccggctggaggaggcgagatTGACGAAGGAGGCGCTCAAGGCGGCGAAGCGGGAGGAgagaaaggaaagggaggggagaagtTCAGAGGTAGGCCCTGGATTGCGTTTGCCCGAGCGAAGTAGTAGTTTGTCTCAGGCCAGAAATGGTAACACTGTGGGACAACAGCACTCCAGCAGACGCGAGAACGGAGCCTCGGGTTCGTCGAAATCGAAGGATGGGAGCGTCAAGTCGA AACCCGACCCGGCCAAGGTGCGGACGTGGACGGATCGGTCAAAGTCTTTTACCGTCGAGGCTCAGTTCCTCGGGGTGAAGGATGGCAAGCTCAACTTGCACAAGGTGAACGGTGTCAGGATCGCGGTACCCATCGCCAAGATGTCGATTACGGATCTGGAATATGTCGAGCAGATCACCGGCATCTCGCTCGACGAAGACAAGCCCCTTTCCGatctcaagaagaaggctgccgccGAGAATGCTCGCAGTGGACgttcctcgtcttccaagACCAAGGTCGGAGCGTCTATTGAGCCAAAGAAGTCCACTTACGATTGGTTCCAGTTTTTCCTGGATTGCGACATTCAACCTCAGTCCTGCGAACGGTACTGTCAAGCGTTCGAAAGGGACTCCATGGATGAGAGCGTGCTGCCAGACGTGAATGCTACGGTGTTGAGGAAATTGGGATTCAAAGAAGGTGATATCATCAAGGTTATGCGATACCTGGATACGAAGTATGCCCGAGGCAAGGGTAgtgttggcgatgatgagtctggtggtggtttgttctCGGGTCCTGGGGGCGCTCtccgcaacaacaccagaaaGGGACGGCCAGCCCCACCAGTAGAGACCAACAACGTTGTTGATCCTAATGCCTTTAAGAAGGACGGTAGCGGTGCCGAGCCCAAGTCGGCGTCTCCCACCACTGCGACAGGACCGGCAGCTGCAGCGGCCGCTCCAAGCAAACCCGCAGGTGGATTCGATGACGATGCTTGGGATGTGAAGCCTTCCAAGACTCCCGAACCAGCTCCGGCAGCGAAGGCACCTGAACCTGCACCGGCTCCCGTTGCGGCTCCTGCGCCAGCCcctgctcccgctcccgtTCCCGCTCCCGCCCCCGCGTCCGCGCCCAGTACGGCCAAGCTCACGGGCTCGATGCAGGAACTGTCATTGCTCTCTCAGCCATTAGTTCCAGAACAGGTTCagcctccaccagctcctcctgcttTGGACTTCTCGCCTGctcccaccgccgccgcagtTGCCCCGGTTCCAGCTCCCGCGCAAGTTCCACAGCCTATCGGCGCGACCCCTGGCTTTTTTGGTGGTCTGCAGGCTCCCGTTGTCAACGGACAGCCGCTCACTCAACAGCTCCCGCAAAACATTGCCCGTGCTAGACCTGTGGCACCTCAGTATACCCAGGGTCAAGGCGGTTTGatcgctcctcctcctccgtctcgaCCACTATCAGCTCCTCAGACGGCTCAACCCAGTCAATTcgcgccaccaccactccagcCCCAGATGACGGGCTTCCAGACACAAGTCGCGCCCCCGGGTCAGAGCCTAGCCGAGATCAGCCAGCAGCGGATGCAGCAGCAATACGCCGCTCAGATGCAagcccaacagcagcagatgCAGCCTCAAATGACGGGGATGCAGCCCATGATGCAGCCCATGATGACGGGTATTCCTGCTCAGCCAACAGGTTTCCAGCCTGTTCCGGCGGGGCCGTTCATGTCACAACCCACGGGCATGGCACCACCCATGCAGCCGATGCAGATGCAGCCTACCgggtttggtgttggtgggttCGGACAGCCGCCGGTTCAGCAACAGCCTTTTGCTCCTGGTGGCGGGCTGCCCATGCCGTTGCAGCCTCAGCAGACGGGTATGAGTGTGCTGCAGCCGCAGATGACGGGACTGACTGGGTTTGGGACAACGGGGAGTCAagtgggtggggggttggcggcgccGATGCAGCCTTTGATGCCGCAGAAGACGGGGCCGCCACCGCCGGTGAGATTCGGGGTGCAGCCTGATGCGAAGAAGTTGGCGCCGCAGGCTACCGGACGGAGGGCGAATCTGGCTGCAGCTA CACCGGATAATCCGTTTGGgttttaa
- a CDS encoding uncharacterized protein (COG:T; EggNog:ENOG503NWZ1), with translation MRDPFPIAPIPALSAWIQPYADALHLPTLPLHIHEVLGAAAFYTFVHTILSPIISNAFFSKYYPKNHRARKANWDAHVVSLAQSVLINGLALWTMYYDEERANSDWEQRVWGYTGASGMIQALAAGYFVWDLGITLLNLDIFGLGLLAHAVSALAVYTFGFRPYLNYYSSIFILYELSTPFLNIHWFFDKLNMTGSKPQLYNGIALLVVFFCCRLVWGTYQSAVVYVDMWKAVQRGPDAGYIAAAFEKASGVDKNLMHFAKDAGPVPVWLAVTYVASNLTLNTLNWYWYFKMISAVKKRFEPAKKEKAAVPAGGKGTSSVATGPMVGEKQGLRQREHSIEDVVPDSEELRQGTIQ, from the exons ATGCGcgaccccttccccatcgccCCGATCCCGGCCCTCTCAGCCTGGATCCAACCCTACGCCGACgcccttcacctccccactCTCCCTCTGCACATCCACGAAGTCCTcggcgccgccgccttctACACCTTTGTGcacaccatcctctcccccatcatctccaacgccttcttctcgaaATACTACCCCAAGAACCACCGCGCCAGAAAGGCCAACTGGGATGCCCATGTCGTTTCCCTCGCGCAGTCAGTCCTGATCAACGGGCTGGCGCTATGGACGATGTACTATGACGAGGAGAGGGCCAACAGCGACTGGGAGCAGAGAGTATGGGGGTACACTGGAGCAAGTGGCATGATCCAGGCTCTGGCAGCGGGATATTTCGTCTGGGACTTGGGAATCACGCTGTTGAATCTGGATATTTTTGGTTTGGGGCTGCTGGCGCATGCGGTGAGCGCGCTGGCGGTATATACTTTTGGATTC CGCCCCTATCTGAACTACtactcctccatcttcatcctctaCGAGCTCTCCACCCCGTTCCTGAACATCCACTGGTTCTTTGACAAGCTGAACATGACCGGTTCCAAGCCGCAGCTCTACAACGGGATCGCGCTTTtggtcgtcttcttctgctgcagACTCGTCTGGGGAACGTACCAATCCGCTGTTGTGTATGTTGACATGTGGAAGGCTGTGCAGAGGGGCCCCGATGCGGGTTACATTGCTGCCGCGTTTGAGAAGGCTTCTGGGGTGGACAAGAATTTGATGCATTTTGCCAAGGATGCGGGGCCGGTGCCGGTTTGGTTGGCGGTCACGTACGTGGCGAGCAATCTGACGCTGAACACGCTGAACTGGTATTGGTATTTCAAGATGATTTCtgcggtgaagaagaggtttgagccggcgaagaaggagaaggctgctgttCCTGCTGGGGGTAAGGGGACTAGCAGTGTGGCGACGGGGccgatggtgggggagaagcaGGGGCTGAGGCAGAGGGAGCACTCGATTGAGGATGTGGTGCCTGATTCGGAGGAGCTGAGGCAGGGGACTATTCAGTAG